One Bradyrhizobium zhanjiangense DNA segment encodes these proteins:
- a CDS encoding aldo/keto reductase, which produces MPADHDMRHGTRPLGRTGIDVLPLGIGTNKWRRADRGAVLETYRTIHDVGPCMIDTAEIYFSERVVGDCLRAGPTRAVIASKFLPFPGRTSPRRLMSALDGSLARLGLETIDLYYVHYPLPLIDVGVFAEGLVEAVKSGKARAVGVANFNADQMRRIADHLARAGVPLAANQVNYSLLRRAAETNGVLEACRELDVALVAYFPLASGRLTQLSDSMDTKALLTCLADIAGAHDASISQVALNWLLARDSHVIPIPGATKPHHARANLDALGWRLSEAEFDAIDRAAAKRGT; this is translated from the coding sequence ATGCCGGCAGATCATGATATGCGCCATGGCACGCGCCCTTTGGGTCGAACCGGCATCGATGTGCTGCCCTTGGGCATCGGCACGAACAAATGGCGGCGTGCCGATCGTGGGGCCGTATTGGAAACATACAGGACCATTCATGATGTCGGCCCGTGCATGATCGACACGGCTGAGATCTATTTCTCGGAGCGCGTTGTGGGGGACTGCTTGCGCGCTGGTCCCACCCGCGCGGTGATAGCATCGAAATTCCTTCCCTTTCCGGGCCGAACCTCTCCGCGCCGCCTGATGAGCGCGCTTGACGGTTCACTCGCGCGCCTGGGCCTCGAGACTATCGATCTCTACTATGTTCACTATCCGCTGCCCTTGATCGACGTGGGAGTGTTCGCCGAAGGTTTGGTCGAAGCGGTGAAGTCCGGCAAGGCACGCGCGGTCGGCGTGGCAAATTTCAATGCGGACCAGATGCGACGCATCGCCGATCACCTCGCAAGGGCAGGCGTTCCGCTCGCCGCCAATCAGGTCAACTACAGCCTGCTCCGACGCGCAGCGGAAACAAATGGCGTGCTCGAAGCCTGCCGTGAGCTCGATGTGGCACTCGTCGCGTATTTTCCGCTTGCGTCTGGCCGCCTCACGCAGCTGTCGGACAGCATGGACACGAAAGCGCTGCTGACGTGTCTCGCCGATATTGCCGGCGCGCACGACGCCAGCATCAGCCAGGTCGCCCTGAACTGGCTGTTGGCGCGCGACAGTCACGTGATTCCCATCCCCGGCGCGACCAAGCCTCATCACGCCAGGGCCAATCTCGATGCACTCGGTTGGCGCTTGAGTGAGGCCGAGTTCGATGCAATCGACCGAGCCGCAGCAAAGCGTGGAACATGA
- a CDS encoding dienelactone hydrolase family protein has product MRTNIVGALCAIAMVASAHAAVREEPVTYTDGQTTMKGFVVYDDATQAVRPGIVMVSEWWGITKHIHNEARKFAEQGYTAFIADMYGDGKTADNPKDAGALSGSVMKDAKAMEARFNAAREQLAKQSSVNPQRIGAVGYCFGGAVVLNMARAGADLAAVAGFHATLGLNTPAPAPGTVKAKILILNGADDPFVKREQYDALKKDFDAAKADYQVIEYPGAVHAFTNPEATELGKKFNLPLRYDAKADQEAKAEAAKFFAAKLQK; this is encoded by the coding sequence ATGCGAACGAACATAGTGGGAGCACTTTGCGCCATCGCCATGGTCGCGAGCGCACACGCAGCGGTCAGGGAAGAGCCGGTCACCTACACGGATGGCCAGACCACGATGAAGGGCTTCGTTGTCTACGACGACGCGACCCAGGCCGTGCGGCCCGGCATCGTCATGGTGTCCGAATGGTGGGGCATCACCAAGCATATCCATAACGAGGCACGGAAATTCGCGGAGCAGGGCTACACGGCGTTCATTGCGGATATGTACGGCGACGGCAAGACCGCCGACAACCCGAAGGACGCCGGCGCGCTCTCGGGATCCGTGATGAAGGATGCGAAGGCGATGGAGGCGCGCTTCAACGCAGCGCGGGAGCAACTCGCCAAGCAGAGCTCGGTCAATCCCCAGCGGATCGGCGCAGTCGGTTACTGCTTCGGCGGCGCGGTGGTGCTGAACATGGCACGCGCCGGCGCTGATCTCGCCGCCGTTGCGGGCTTTCACGCAACACTTGGTCTCAACACTCCTGCACCGGCGCCGGGAACAGTCAAAGCTAAAATCCTCATTCTGAACGGCGCGGACGACCCGTTCGTGAAGCGCGAGCAGTACGATGCGCTCAAGAAGGATTTCGACGCAGCGAAGGCCGATTATCAGGTTATCGAGTATCCCGGCGCTGTGCACGCGTTCACGAACCCCGAAGCGACCGAACTCGGCAAGAAGTTCAATTTGCCGCTCAGATACGACGCCAAGGCTGATCAGGAAGCGAAGGCCGAAGCCGCCAAGTTCTTCGCCGCAAAACTTCAAAAATGA
- a CDS encoding sulfite exporter TauE/SafE family protein — MTIVSGFADISIFQLLLVALMALLASIIGGLAGYGTGALMPLVLVPLVGAEPVVPIIAISAIFTNCSRAIAYLRHADRRRALIVLLCAALTTALGAYGYTRLTNAGAALVIGSMLILSVPLRRVLRRREVRIGDTGLAAGSIGYGVLVGGTSGSGVILLSLLMAAGLEGAAVIATDAMISLGTGLIKISVFGLAGAVTAQVLAFALLIGAIAIPGAFLAKAFVERMPVHIHTAILDLAVITGGLVMISAAARQLT; from the coding sequence GTGACCATCGTCTCAGGCTTCGCCGACATCTCGATTTTTCAGCTCCTGCTGGTCGCGTTGATGGCGTTGTTGGCTTCGATCATCGGTGGTCTCGCCGGTTACGGCACCGGCGCCTTGATGCCGCTGGTGCTGGTGCCGCTGGTCGGCGCCGAGCCCGTGGTGCCGATCATCGCGATCTCCGCCATCTTCACCAATTGCAGCCGCGCCATCGCCTATCTGCGCCATGCCGACCGCCGCCGCGCGCTGATCGTGCTTCTCTGCGCGGCGCTGACGACGGCACTCGGCGCCTATGGCTACACGCGGCTGACCAATGCGGGCGCGGCGCTCGTGATCGGCTCCATGCTGATCCTGAGCGTGCCGCTGCGCCGCGTGCTGCGCCGCCGTGAGGTCAGGATCGGCGACACCGGCCTTGCCGCCGGTTCGATCGGTTACGGCGTGCTGGTCGGCGGCACCTCGGGCTCCGGCGTGATCCTGCTATCGCTGCTGATGGCCGCCGGGCTCGAAGGCGCGGCGGTGATCGCAACCGATGCGATGATCTCGCTCGGCACCGGCCTGATCAAGATCTCGGTGTTCGGCCTTGCCGGTGCCGTGACCGCGCAGGTGCTCGCCTTCGCGCTGCTGATCGGCGCGATTGCGATCCCCGGTGCGTTCCTCGCAAAAGCCTTCGTCGAGCGGATGCCGGTGCACATCCACACCGCGATCTTGGACCTCGCGGTGATCACCGGCGGGCTGGTGATGATCTCGGCGGCGGCGAGGCAGCTGACCTGA
- a CDS encoding CoA pyrophosphatase codes for MNKTILKNDPVALSAADFFARSRARLGFDVPPGLYDPNIIPASGDPGTDKMLEIIAREQPVRPAAVLIAVVDHPEPTILLTQRSAHLNDHAGQIAFPGGKIDATDSSPLDAALREAEEEVGLSRDFVEPIGYLDLYGTAFGFRILPTVARVRPGFKLTINHSEVDDAFEVPLSFLMNPVNHQVHSKEFRGMERFYYAMPFAERYIWGATAGMLRVLYERIYSS; via the coding sequence TTGAACAAAACTATCCTGAAGAACGATCCGGTCGCGCTCAGCGCGGCGGATTTCTTCGCCCGCTCCAGGGCCAGGCTCGGCTTCGACGTCCCGCCCGGCCTCTATGATCCGAATATCATTCCGGCCTCGGGCGATCCAGGCACCGACAAGATGCTGGAGATCATCGCGCGCGAGCAGCCGGTGCGGCCGGCGGCGGTCCTGATCGCGGTGGTCGACCATCCCGAGCCGACCATCCTGCTGACGCAGCGCTCGGCGCACCTCAACGACCATGCCGGCCAGATCGCCTTTCCCGGCGGCAAGATCGACGCGACCGATTCCTCCCCGCTCGATGCGGCGCTGCGCGAAGCCGAGGAAGAGGTCGGACTGTCGCGGGACTTCGTCGAGCCGATCGGCTATCTCGATCTCTACGGCACCGCCTTCGGCTTCCGCATCCTGCCGACGGTCGCGAGGGTCAGGCCGGGCTTCAAGCTCACGATCAACCATTCCGAGGTTGATGACGCGTTCGAAGTGCCGCTATCCTTCTTGATGAACCCGGTGAACCACCAGGTGCACAGCAAGGAATTCCGCGGCATGGAGCGGTTCTATTACGCGATGCCGTTCGCGGAACGCTACATCTGGGGTGCGACAGCGGGTATGCTGCGTGTGCTTTATGAGCGGATCTATTCATCATGA
- a CDS encoding GcrA family cell cycle regulator has translation MGWDAKDIALLTRLWSAGQSAAQIARRLGCSRNAVCGMLTRQGLKRGHKPPTARPKIRPAPKLRPTSSAACVRPVAKKVSRNTAERQQPKEFSKQQLYAMLAEAVRNTG, from the coding sequence ATGGGCTGGGATGCGAAAGACATAGCGCTCCTCACTAGGCTCTGGTCCGCAGGACAGAGCGCAGCGCAGATCGCGCGCCGTCTCGGGTGCAGTCGTAACGCGGTCTGCGGCATGCTGACTCGTCAGGGCCTGAAGCGCGGCCACAAGCCGCCCACGGCAAGACCCAAGATAAGGCCGGCCCCGAAGCTGAGGCCGACGTCATCGGCAGCCTGCGTCCGTCCGGTCGCAAAGAAGGTGTCGCGGAACACAGCGGAGAGGCAGCAGCCCAAGGAATTCAGCAAGCAGCAGCTTTACGCCATGCTGGCTGAGGCGGTCAGAAACACGGGCTAA
- a CDS encoding hemerythrin domain-containing protein: protein MIIERLSQEHRNIETLLAVLEHELEIFDRGDHPDYEVIRAIISYFELYPEIYHHPLEELVLAKLELRDPAAAASVGNLRLEHQKGTDRLRRVARAIDGVLSDREILRQNVDNIVRDFIESERRHIMIEDRDFFPAALKALKPADWSEIASTSIEHEDPLFSEAAEETFGALRERILQMEHESEVGRR, encoded by the coding sequence ATGATCATTGAGCGCCTATCCCAAGAACACCGCAATATTGAGACGCTGCTCGCCGTGCTTGAGCACGAGCTTGAGATTTTCGATCGCGGCGACCACCCCGACTATGAGGTCATTCGCGCAATCATCAGCTACTTCGAACTCTATCCCGAGATTTACCATCATCCCCTGGAGGAGCTGGTCCTTGCCAAGCTAGAGCTTCGGGATCCGGCTGCGGCGGCAAGCGTCGGCAACCTGAGACTTGAGCACCAAAAGGGGACCGATCGTTTGCGCCGCGTTGCTCGCGCGATCGACGGTGTCCTGTCGGATCGGGAAATCCTTCGGCAAAACGTGGACAATATCGTTCGCGACTTCATAGAGAGCGAGCGGCGTCACATCATGATTGAAGACCGCGATTTCTTTCCTGCGGCTCTCAAGGCTCTAAAGCCTGCAGATTGGAGCGAAATCGCTTCGACCTCAATCGAGCATGAGGATCCGCTGTTTAGCGAGGCTGCCGAAGAGACCTTCGGCGCGCTCCGAGAGCGCATCTTGCAGATGGAGCACGAGTCTGAAGTCGGACGACGTTAG
- a CDS encoding CCA tRNA nucleotidyltransferase: protein MIAEPLLAHAPWLTAGGTARVLQLLGADGEEARVVGGAVRNALLGLKPGDIDIATTALPDEVMRRAKAAGIKSVPTGIDHGTVTLVIDGHPYEVTTLREDTETFGRKAKVAFGRDWVKDAERRDFTMNGLSVDADGVVHDYVGGIADARARRVRFIGDPGQRIAEDYLRILRFFRIHAAFGAGEPDRDGYLACIRGRAGLANLSAERVRMEMLKLLVVGGASAAALAMAEGGLLQALTGGVVYTGPLSAMIAIERELGLPANATRRLAALTVAVTEDAKRIATRLRLSNSETKALDSMGHRWWRLAIKDEADARRLLYRLGAECYHDRVLLAWARAGGDIGSSRWRALAELPQRWTAPKFPLKAADFIARGMAEGPSLGHVLTLAEDAWLAADFPLEQAALASIADQAAARVSRDEKT from the coding sequence ATGATCGCGGAGCCTTTACTTGCCCATGCGCCCTGGCTGACCGCAGGCGGGACCGCGCGCGTGCTGCAATTGTTGGGCGCGGACGGCGAAGAGGCGCGGGTGGTCGGCGGCGCGGTGCGCAACGCGCTGCTCGGTCTTAAGCCCGGTGACATCGACATCGCGACCACCGCGTTGCCGGACGAAGTGATGCGGCGCGCCAAGGCAGCCGGCATCAAGAGCGTGCCGACCGGCATCGATCATGGCACCGTCACGCTCGTCATCGACGGGCATCCCTACGAAGTGACGACGCTGCGCGAGGACACCGAAACCTTCGGCCGCAAGGCCAAGGTCGCATTCGGCCGCGACTGGGTCAAGGACGCCGAGCGGCGCGATTTCACCATGAACGGCCTGTCGGTCGATGCTGATGGCGTCGTGCACGACTATGTCGGCGGGATCGCGGACGCCAGAGCGCGTCGCGTGCGCTTCATCGGCGATCCCGGCCAGCGCATCGCCGAGGATTATCTGCGCATCCTGCGCTTCTTCCGCATCCACGCCGCCTTCGGCGCCGGCGAGCCAGACCGTGACGGCTATCTCGCCTGCATCCGGGGACGCGCGGGGCTGGCTAACCTCTCGGCCGAGCGGGTGCGCATGGAGATGCTCAAGCTGCTGGTCGTCGGCGGTGCGTCGGCAGCGGCGCTGGCGATGGCCGAGGGCGGATTGCTGCAGGCGCTGACCGGGGGCGTCGTCTATACAGGTCCGCTGTCGGCGATGATCGCGATCGAGCGCGAGCTCGGCCTGCCGGCGAATGCAACGCGGCGCCTGGCCGCGCTGACGGTCGCCGTGACCGAGGATGCCAAGCGCATCGCCACGCGCCTGCGGCTCTCCAATAGCGAGACCAAGGCGCTGGATTCGATGGGGCACCGCTGGTGGCGCTTGGCCATCAAGGACGAGGCCGACGCACGCCGGCTGCTCTATCGCCTCGGCGCCGAGTGCTATCACGATCGCGTGTTGCTGGCCTGGGCGCGGGCCGGCGGCGACATCGGATCGTCGCGATGGCGTGCGCTCGCCGAGCTGCCGCAGCGCTGGACTGCGCCGAAATTTCCGCTGAAGGCCGCCGATTTCATCGCGCGCGGCATGGCGGAAGGGCCTTCGCTCGGACATGTGTTGACGCTCGCCGAGGACGCTTGGCTTGCGGCGGATTTTCCACTAGAGCAAGCCGCGCTCGCTTCCATCGCCGATCAAGCTGCGGCACGCGTCAGCCGCGATGAGAAAACGTGA
- a CDS encoding substrate-binding periplasmic protein, which yields MRQSVFVGLLILLGATGASARSLEAIRTRGALTLCAHPNALPFASKRDVDPGFQVEIARELAKQLKVALEQHWVVNSFQYRRADCDIIMDAIANPAALAEVGLRMSRPYQRSGVALAVRADSGAASLADLRPGQRVGVQVGSIASMTLSKRGIQTSPFVFEDEIMDALAKNEIDAAAVTPAAIGWFNQVHPDAHVRRIPAFEDDPDLNWNVAVGMLSPDEKLRQGLDAALEALLADGTLARIYAHYNVELRSPK from the coding sequence TTTTCGTAGGCCTTTTGATCCTGCTCGGAGCCACCGGTGCCAGCGCGCGCTCGCTGGAGGCGATTCGTACACGCGGGGCGCTCACGCTTTGCGCACACCCCAATGCGTTGCCGTTTGCCAGCAAGCGTGATGTCGACCCCGGATTCCAGGTCGAGATCGCCCGTGAACTGGCGAAGCAGTTGAAGGTCGCGCTGGAGCAGCACTGGGTCGTCAACAGCTTTCAGTACCGCCGCGCGGACTGCGACATCATCATGGATGCGATCGCGAACCCCGCGGCGCTGGCGGAGGTGGGATTGCGCATGTCGCGGCCCTATCAGCGCAGCGGGGTCGCGTTGGCCGTCCGGGCCGACTCTGGCGCGGCGTCGCTGGCGGATTTGAGGCCTGGTCAGCGCGTCGGGGTGCAGGTCGGCTCGATCGCCTCCATGACACTCAGCAAGCGGGGCATCCAAACCTCTCCGTTTGTCTTCGAAGATGAAATCATGGACGCGCTTGCCAAGAACGAGATCGACGCCGCGGCGGTTACACCCGCCGCAATTGGTTGGTTCAACCAAGTTCATCCCGATGCGCACGTGCGCCGCATTCCTGCTTTCGAAGACGATCCCGACTTGAACTGGAATGTCGCTGTTGGGATGCTCAGCCCAGACGAGAAGCTCAGGCAAGGACTCGACGCAGCCCTTGAAGCATTGCTCGCCGACGGCACCCTCGCGCGGATCTACGCGCATTACAATGTCGAATTGCGGTCGCCAAAATGA
- a CDS encoding Mth938-like domain-containing protein, with product MSEGDAGVEAPQYCVLEQDSDQEVTMKIDNTIFGAITIDGKTYEHDVVVRLSGEIVKRKKKLSKKLYGTSHVLSKDEAKFLFEKGCDHVVIGSGQMGNVHLSPEAEAYFERKGCEVVLKPTPEAIRMFNRSRAKRIGLFHVTC from the coding sequence TTGAGTGAGGGTGATGCCGGCGTCGAGGCGCCTCAGTACTGCGTGTTGGAGCAGGATTCTGATCAGGAGGTCACGATGAAGATTGACAACACCATATTTGGCGCGATCACGATTGATGGAAAGACTTATGAGCACGACGTCGTCGTTCGCCTTTCCGGCGAAATTGTGAAGCGGAAAAAGAAGCTATCAAAGAAGCTGTATGGTACATCGCACGTGCTTTCAAAAGATGAGGCAAAATTTCTCTTCGAGAAGGGCTGCGACCATGTCGTCATCGGCTCGGGTCAGATGGGCAACGTACACCTATCACCGGAAGCTGAAGCCTATTTCGAAAGAAAGGGCTGCGAGGTCGTGTTGAAGCCGACACCCGAGGCAATCCGGATGTTCAACCGCTCACGCGCAAAGAGAATCGGACTCTTTCATGTAACCTGTTGA
- a CDS encoding DUF6111 family protein, which produces MIRPVLTEIGIFLIPFAVYALFLAATRTGLFARSSWPVAIVARLALAAIVLVIAGLIGLAHFSGAAPDSTYVPAHIENGKLVPGVEK; this is translated from the coding sequence ATGATCCGGCCGGTTCTGACCGAGATCGGAATCTTCCTCATCCCCTTTGCCGTCTATGCGCTGTTCCTGGCCGCCACCCGGACCGGCCTGTTCGCGCGATCCTCCTGGCCGGTTGCGATCGTCGCGCGCCTTGCGCTGGCGGCGATCGTGCTGGTGATCGCGGGGTTGATCGGCCTCGCGCATTTCTCCGGCGCGGCGCCGGATTCGACCTACGTTCCCGCCCATATCGAGAACGGCAAGCTCGTGCCGGGCGTGGAAAAATAG
- a CDS encoding C13 family peptidase, which produces MTSRSSIRRLGAPLVAFFLTIWPLVPPVHAIEDAAKVGVVSFGLYGDQGVFRSEATGAAEVVAGRFETGPINVEYNSKKGGRATIEALTKSLQSAANRLDPEKDVLFLILTSHGSPDGLAIKAGRLTETLTPSRLRDMLAKTGVRHKVVVISACYSGVFIPRLATPDVLVITAADDKHPSFGCQDKAKWTYFGDAFFNIALRKAVSLKDAFLDARSLVRKRELREHFEPSNPLMAGGADVLPLLVGRP; this is translated from the coding sequence ATGACCTCCAGGTCCTCGATCAGGCGGCTCGGCGCGCCGCTTGTCGCTTTTTTTCTAACCATCTGGCCGTTGGTCCCTCCGGTACATGCGATTGAGGACGCTGCAAAGGTTGGCGTGGTGTCCTTTGGTCTGTACGGGGATCAAGGCGTGTTTAGATCCGAGGCGACCGGCGCGGCTGAGGTCGTGGCCGGCCGTTTCGAGACTGGACCGATCAACGTGGAGTACAATTCCAAGAAAGGGGGACGTGCAACGATCGAAGCTCTGACCAAGTCGTTACAGTCGGCCGCCAACCGCTTGGATCCCGAGAAAGACGTGCTCTTTTTGATTCTCACCTCGCATGGCTCTCCTGATGGCCTTGCAATCAAGGCGGGGCGGCTCACAGAAACGCTTACACCATCTCGTCTCCGCGACATGCTCGCGAAGACAGGTGTGCGACACAAGGTGGTGGTCATCTCGGCTTGTTATTCCGGGGTTTTTATCCCGCGCCTGGCGACTCCCGACGTGCTGGTCATCACCGCGGCCGATGACAAGCATCCGTCGTTCGGCTGCCAGGACAAGGCCAAGTGGACCTATTTTGGCGACGCTTTTTTCAATATCGCGCTCCGGAAAGCCGTCAGCCTGAAGGATGCGTTTCTCGATGCGCGCTCACTCGTCCGGAAGCGAGAATTGCGGGAACATTTCGAGCCGTCGAATCCGCTCATGGCGGGCGGTGCAGACGTGCTGCCATTGCTTGTCGGACGCCCTTGA
- the amrS gene encoding AmmeMemoRadiSam system radical SAM enzyme: MTEPERLDGVPGRYWHRLEDGRIQCDICPRYCRLNEGQRGLCFVRGRQDDRIVLTTYGRSSGFCVDPIEKKPLNHYLPGTPVLSFGTAGCNLTCKFCQNWDISKARELDRLQDAASPEDIVEAAIATGSRSIAYTYNDPVVFLEYAVDVAREARRRGIKNVAVTAGYIDAAAREELYTFMDAANVDLKAFTEAFYKRLCTGHLGAVLETLEYLKYGTNVWFEITTLLIPGHNDSPEEVKKLSEWVMTRLGPDVPLHFTAFHPDYKMLDLPCTPAFTLTTARDVARKVGLHFVYTGNVHDERGQSTYCPSCGERVIGRDWYDITTWRLTGDGRCGVCSTAIPGLFEARPGSWGQRRVPIRIGRLERS; encoded by the coding sequence GTGACCGAACCCGAGCGTTTGGATGGCGTTCCTGGCCGCTACTGGCACCGGCTCGAAGACGGGCGCATCCAGTGCGACATCTGCCCGCGCTATTGCAGGCTCAACGAAGGCCAGCGCGGCCTGTGCTTCGTGCGTGGCCGGCAGGATGACCGGATCGTGCTCACGACCTACGGCCGCTCCTCGGGTTTCTGTGTCGATCCAATAGAGAAGAAGCCACTGAACCACTATCTGCCCGGAACTCCCGTGTTGTCGTTTGGTACTGCCGGGTGCAACCTGACGTGCAAATTCTGCCAGAACTGGGACATCTCCAAAGCGCGAGAGCTCGACCGGCTCCAGGACGCAGCCTCGCCGGAAGATATTGTCGAGGCCGCGATTGCCACGGGCTCACGCTCCATCGCCTACACCTATAACGACCCCGTCGTCTTCCTCGAATATGCCGTGGACGTTGCAAGGGAGGCGCGCCGGCGCGGGATCAAGAACGTGGCGGTCACAGCGGGCTACATTGACGCGGCGGCGCGGGAGGAGCTTTACACTTTCATGGACGCCGCCAATGTCGACCTCAAGGCGTTCACTGAGGCGTTCTACAAGCGGCTGTGCACCGGCCATCTCGGCGCCGTCCTCGAGACGCTTGAGTATCTGAAGTACGGGACGAATGTCTGGTTCGAAATCACAACGCTGCTGATCCCGGGTCACAATGACAGCCCGGAGGAGGTGAAGAAGCTGAGCGAATGGGTGATGACAAGGCTGGGACCTGACGTGCCCTTACATTTCACCGCCTTCCACCCTGACTACAAGATGCTGGATCTGCCCTGTACGCCGGCCTTCACGCTGACGACCGCTCGCGATGTCGCGCGCAAGGTGGGACTGCATTTCGTCTACACCGGGAATGTCCATGACGAGAGGGGCCAAAGCACGTACTGTCCGAGCTGTGGTGAGCGGGTCATCGGCCGAGACTGGTATGACATCACGACTTGGCGGCTCACAGGCGACGGCCGCTGCGGTGTTTGTTCCACCGCAATCCCCGGCTTGTTCGAGGCACGCCCCGGCAGCTGGGGGCAGCGGCGTGTCCCGATCCGGATCGGCAGACTGGAACGTTCTTGA
- a CDS encoding ABC transporter substrate-binding protein, translated as MQRREFIKLLGGATAAWPLPGRAQRAPRQHRIAFVHSGIPAGQLTETAGPFWVRRFHETLRGLGYAEGANIVVERYSAEGRSEHFASLAAAVVGRDPQVIVVNLNDLIEAFAAATTTIPIVAIMGDPIATGLVANLAHPGGNLTGVSIDAGYEIVAKRLQILKEAVPLAAKVAYLTSSRIFIDTSLGLSLQKAGQGLGIALTWNFLPEVNDAQLRRAFAEMTSQQFDAAMVDASGTFLARRASIAELAGKLHLPIIYPFRDYVDSGGLMSYAPDLGELAQRLAIDVHQILNGNKPGDIPIYRPNKFQLVINLKAAKALSLEMTPTLLAGADEVIE; from the coding sequence ATGCAGCGACGGGAGTTCATCAAGCTTCTGGGCGGTGCGACAGCGGCTTGGCCGCTCCCAGGTCGGGCGCAGCGGGCCCCGCGGCAGCACCGCATTGCGTTTGTTCATTCGGGCATTCCCGCCGGTCAGCTGACCGAGACTGCCGGCCCCTTCTGGGTGCGGCGGTTTCATGAAACGCTGCGCGGGTTGGGCTATGCGGAAGGAGCCAATATCGTCGTCGAGCGCTATTCCGCAGAGGGCCGCTCCGAACATTTTGCGTCTCTTGCCGCCGCCGTCGTTGGCCGCGACCCGCAGGTGATCGTCGTCAATCTTAACGATCTCATCGAAGCGTTCGCGGCGGCCACCACAACGATACCGATTGTTGCGATCATGGGAGATCCGATCGCGACAGGATTGGTTGCAAACCTCGCGCATCCCGGAGGCAACCTTACGGGTGTCAGCATCGATGCAGGCTACGAAATCGTCGCCAAGCGCTTGCAAATCCTGAAGGAGGCGGTGCCCTTGGCCGCCAAGGTCGCTTACCTGACGTCGTCGCGTATCTTTATCGACACCTCACTCGGATTGTCGCTTCAGAAAGCGGGGCAGGGCCTGGGCATCGCGCTGACCTGGAATTTCCTCCCGGAGGTAAATGACGCGCAACTCCGTCGCGCCTTTGCCGAGATGACGTCACAGCAATTCGACGCTGCCATGGTTGACGCGAGCGGCACCTTTTTGGCGCGACGCGCCTCCATTGCCGAACTCGCCGGGAAACTTCATCTTCCGATCATCTATCCCTTTCGCGACTATGTGGATTCAGGTGGGCTGATGAGCTATGCGCCGGATCTGGGCGAACTTGCCCAACGCCTTGCCATCGACGTGCATCAGATCCTGAACGGGAACAAGCCGGGCGACATCCCGATCTATCGGCCCAACAAATTCCAGTTGGTCATCAATCTGAAGGCTGCCAAGGCGCTCAGCCTCGAAATGACCCCGACACTCCTCGCCGGCGCCGACGAGGTAATTGAATGA
- a CDS encoding DUF1285 domain-containing protein yields MANQGQSADRGLEGLTAAAKSAANAEGAKKGLPPVHLWNPPFCGDLDIRIASDGTWFYMGTPIGRHALVRLFSTILKREGDKHFLVTPVEKVGIRVDDAPFMAVEMLKHGEGSHRVLSFRTNVDDWVTCDAAHRLRFEQAKDGGLTPYLHVRADLWAKVTRALYYDLVDMGEERMVDGQPMFGVESAGEFFAMADAEQVRAAL; encoded by the coding sequence ATGGCGAACCAAGGGCAGAGTGCCGATCGCGGTCTCGAGGGGCTGACTGCCGCCGCCAAAAGCGCTGCCAATGCCGAGGGCGCCAAAAAGGGCCTGCCTCCGGTGCATCTATGGAATCCGCCGTTTTGCGGGGATCTCGATATCCGAATCGCCTCTGATGGTACTTGGTTCTACATGGGGACGCCAATCGGGCGTCACGCGCTGGTCCGCCTGTTCTCGACCATCCTCAAGCGCGAAGGCGACAAGCATTTCCTGGTCACGCCGGTGGAGAAGGTCGGCATTCGCGTCGACGACGCGCCATTCATGGCGGTCGAGATGCTGAAGCACGGCGAGGGCAGCCACCGCGTGCTGAGCTTCCGCACCAATGTCGACGACTGGGTGACCTGCGATGCCGCGCACCGGCTGCGCTTCGAGCAGGCGAAGGACGGCGGGCTGACGCCCTACTTGCATGTCCGCGCCGATCTCTGGGCCAAGGTCACCCGTGCGCTCTATTACGATCTGGTTGACATGGGCGAGGAGCGGATGGTCGATGGCCAGCCGATGTTCGGCGTCGAGTCGGCCGGCGAATTCTTCGCCATGGCCGACGCGGAGCAGGTGAGGGCCGCGCTTTGA